Below is a window of Fibrobacterota bacterium DNA.
CGCCCTTGCGGTCCTCGGCGCGCCACGCCGCGAATTGGTTCAGCAGGTCGTCGAAGCGCTCGGCGTGATCCGCACGTGCGGCGGCGGCGAGCATTTCGGCGAGCGTCGCCGCGTCGCGCAGGCCGAGATTGAACCCCTGCCCCGCCACCGGATGCAGCGCCTGCGCGGCATTGCCGATCAGCACGACGCGGCCCGCCACCGTCTCGTCGGCGCGCGACAGCGCGAGCGGATAGGTATTGCGGCGGCCGATGCGCGTCCAGCGGCCCGCGCGCCAGCCGAATGCGGATTGCAGCTCCGCCGCGAACGCCGCATCGTCCAGCGCCAGCAGCTCCTGCGCGCGACCGGGGCGCACCGCCCACACGACGGCATAGTGTCCGCCCGCCTGGCCGGCGCCGTTCAGCGGCAGCACCGCGAGCGGTCCCGAAGGCGTGAACCGTTCGAACGCCCCGCCGTTGTTAGGCCGGTCGGTCGCCGCGTTGATGACGATGGCGACCTGGTCGTAATCCTCGAC
It encodes the following:
- a CDS encoding FAD-dependent monooxygenase, giving the protein MAGDGAARGCHRLHPRFRRRSLRRLWAALRGAPNLDIRVPAQLVSATPQADGVSLEVASGGSTETVRAAVAVAADGAGSVLRASAGIDASVEDYDQVAIVINAATDRPNNGGAFERFTPSGPLAVLPLNGAGQAGGHYAVVWAVRPGRAQELLALDDAAFAAELQSAFGWRAGRWTRIGRRNTYPLALSRADETVAGRVVLIGNAAQALHPVAGQGFNLGLRDAATLAEMLAAAARADHAERFDDLLNQFAAWRAEDRKGVTRFTDGLVKLFGNDTPGLGLIRNFGLLMFDLSPTAKRALSRVSWGFAGRMPRLARGLPLE